The genomic segment ATACCCGGGCCGCCGGCGGCAGCCGTCGTCGGGTGCTGTTGACCATTCTGGCGGTCACCTGGCTCAATCCTCATGTCTATCTGGATACGGTAGTGATCCTGGCAGCGTCGCCGGCCAATTGGCCCCGGCGGGACGCGGCTGGTTTGCCGGCGGCACCATCAGCGCCTCCCTGGTCTGGTTTTACGGCCTGGCGCTTATTGCCGTACGGCTGGCGCCCTGGTTGATACAGTCGCGCGTGCAGCGCGCCATTCAGTGGCTCGTGGGTATCGTGATGTGGTGCGTGGCATTGCAGCTGCTTCATCAGGGCTGGCGTATGTTCAGAGCGTTGGCCGCGTTTTAGGCAGTCAGTGCCGCCCACCCCTTATTCAGAACTTATCCTATGTTTTCTGTCCCAGACGACGGGATATGCTGGCAACCGGTATAAACGTAACGGTAAAAAACTGCAAATAACATTGTCCCCCGGGGGAAAAGGGGGATGATATACTCAGTTACGTATCTTAATTAGCGAATCATATTCTCCGGGAGGAACCGTGAAGGTAAAAGCACTGGTATTAACCGCTATCGTAGGGCTGGGAGCCTCTATCATGCCGGCATTGGCGGCCGAGTTGCCCCAGGGGCCGCATGTCGTCACCTCTGGGACCTCTTCCGTCGATGCGACGCCGGATATTGCCACGCTATCTATCGAGGTGTCCATTTCCTCCAAAGACGCGGCGGATGCGAAAAAACAGGTGGATACCCGCGTTGCGCAATATTTCGATTTTTTGAAAAAGAACGGCATCGCCAGCAAAGATATCAATGCTGCCAATTTGCGTACTTAGCCGGAATATAACTATCTTAAAACCGGTGAATCGGTGCTGAAAGGTTATAAAGCGGTGCGGCAAGTGCAGGTCACCCTGCATCAGCTGGATAAACTCAACGAACTGCTGGACGGTGCGCTAAAAGCCGGCTTGAACGAAATCTGCTCGGTGGATCTGGGCGTGGCGAATCCAGAACAATATCGTGCCCAAGCCCGGCAGAAGGCGATAGATGACGCCACCTTGCAGGCGCGCGCGCTGGCGGAAGGCTTCCACGCCTCGCTGGGTCCGGTGTACAGCATTCGCTACCATGTCGCCAATTACCAGCCGATGCCGGCGGTGCGCATGTTCAAAGCCACTAGCGCTTCTGCCCAGGCCGATGCCGATCAAACCTACGCTCAGCAGTCGATTCATTTCGACGATCAGGTGGATGTCGTGTTTGAAATGAAGCCGCAGCCTTAACCTTTTCGCCACGCGGCGGGGCAACATTCTCCCCGCGGGTTCGGCAAGCGTTAAACAGACGGGGCAGCGTTCGCCGCGCGGTTTGGCAAGCGCTAAACGGGCGGGGCAGCGTTCGCCGTGCGCGTCCGGCAAGCGTGGAGCCGTTATCAATCCTGGCGCAGTACCTGATGACCGTGGTCTAGCAAGGCGTCGGTCACTTTACGCATCATTCGGCTTTCCGGCGCAAATCGGTGCCAGTACAGCATGCGGCGCTGGTACAAGCCTGGCGTCAGATCGATAAGCTCCCGCTGCGCCAATTCGCGCTCGATTTGCAAATGGGGAATCATGCAGCAGGTGGTGCCTTGACGCGCCAGCTGAACAAAGGCTTCCGAAGAATTTACGATATGGCACGGCACGCTGCCGGGTGAGAGATCGAAATTTTGCTGTAGGAAAGTCTGGTGCATATCGTCGAGATGATCGAACGCCACCGCGGGCGCCTTTAGCAGGGCGCTGCGGGTCACGCCGTTGGGAAAGTAACGGGCGGCGAACGACGGCGACGCGACGAACAGATAATCAAGCGCCCCCAGGCGGTCTACCAGACAACTCGGCAGCGGCTGAGGCTGAATACTGACCGCACCCACTACCTCGCCACGGCGCAGCCGCTCCTGGGTGCGGGTTTCGTCTTCCACCTGCATATTCAACCGGATGGGGGAATCGCTCAGCACGGGCTTGAGCTCCGGCAGCAGCCAAGTCGCGAGACTATCGGCGTTGACCGCCAGCGACAGCAGCAGCGGGGTATCGCTGCCGGTATCGTTGCCCAGCCACTCTTCTTCCAGCAGCTCCACCTGATGCAGCAACGCCATATAGTTTCTGCCCCTGCTCGGTGGGGCGGGATGGTCCGCACCAGCAGCGGCTGGCCAAACAGATTTTCCAACTGTTTTATACGCTGCGACACGGCTGACTGGGTAATACACAGTTTCTGCGCGGCGCGTTCAAAACCGCGCTCTCGTATTACGGCGTCAAGCGCCTGGAGCGTTCGATAATCCGGGCGTTTCATTCATCTTCCCCTGTCAGCATCATATCCCTGCACTATGCCATAGTTTTACACTATTGCGTGTGCAAAGTCTCGACCCTGCCGTACGGCCGTTCTTGGCCGAGGTTGTGGCAATATTCACCCCATTGCCGCCGAGTTTGCTTTATACTGGCCGCTACACAGGGTTACACACGGGCAGAAATAGACCATGATGCAGGATGAACTGAAAAAAGCGGTGGGCTGGGCCGCGCTGAAATATGTCCGGCCCGGTACGATCGTAGGCGTGGGGACCGGCTCTACCGCGGCGCATTTTATTGACGCGCTGGGGTCCGTCAGTCATCAAATCGAGGGGGCGGTTTCCAGCTCCGAGGCGTCGTCCGCTAAATTGAAGAGCCTGGGTATTCCTTTATTTGACCTTAACGATGTCGACGCTCTGGACATTTATGTCGATGGCGCCGATGAGATTAACGGCAGCATGCAGATGATCAAAGGCGGCGGCGCCGCGCTGACCCGCGAAAAAATCATCGCCGCCGTGGCACGCAAGTTCATCTGTATCGCCGATGCCAGTAAGCTGGTGGACGTGCTCGGCACGTTTCCGCTTCCGGTTGAGGTGATCCCCATGGCTCGCGCCTGGGTCGCTCGCGAACTGGTACGCCTGGGTGGTCAGCCGGTTTATCGCCAGGGCGTGGTGACCGATAACGGCAATATCATCCTGGATGTGCACAATCTGGCGATCCTGGATGCGGTGGCGCTTGAAGAGCAAATCAATAACATCCCCGGGGTCGTCACCGTTGGCCTGTTTGCGCGCCGCGGCGCTGATGTGGCGCTTATAGGCAGCGAACAGGGCGTCAAAATCATCGGCTAAACCGAGGGTCGGCGCGCGGTCTACCCGGTCGCCGCCGATGTTAATAAAAAACCGATAATATGTTTTATTTTTCTACCCTGAATTTAGTGATTAATTTCACATTTTTCACGCTTGCCTGCCGGAAATCTTCGCCTAATCCCCCCTGCTAGACGATTTATCCATAACGCGTCCTTATGGCTGTGTCTTATGCTGCACCTCCTGCGCCTATGCCGGTTGCCGCACCGGTAAATTTTGTTATTTTGTCGGAGTGCTGCGTGTCGCAGCCGCATCGTGAGCATCTTAAAGGGTCGGGAAATGGCAAAAGTATCGCTGGAAAAAGATAAGATTACGTTTCTGTTGGTGGAAGGGGTACACCCTTCGGCGCTGGAAAATCTGCAACGCGCCGGTTACACCAATATTGAGTATCACAAAGGCGCATTGGACACCGAAACGCTGAAACACGCGATCCGCGACGCTCACTTTGTCGGCATTCGTTCCCGCACCCATTTGACGGAAGACGTTTTCGCCGTGGCGGAGAAACTGGTGGCGGTGGGGTGTTTTTGTATCGGTACCAATCAAGTGGATCTGCCGGCCGCGATGAAGCGTGGCGTCCCGGTCTTCAATGCGCCTTTCTCCAACACGCGCTCCGTGGCCGAAATGGTATTGGGGGAGATGCTGCTCATGATGCGTGGCATCCCTGAAGCTAACGCCCGGGCACACCGCGGTCAATGGGACAAACAGGCGCAGGGTAGCTACGAAGCGCGCGGTAAAAAACTGGGGATTGTCGGCTATGGCCATATCGGTACCCAACTAAGCATTCTTGCAGAAAGCCTGGGCATGCAGGTGTTCTTCTACGATATCGAAAGCAAGCTAACGCTGGGTAATGCCCAGCAGGTCGCTACGTTGGCCGAACTGCTGGGGATGAGCGATGTGGTGAGTCTGCATGTGCCGGATACGCTGTCGACGCGCAACATGATGGGGAAAACCGAGCTCGCGCAAATGAAAGCCGGTGCGCTGTTGATTAACGCCTCGCGTGGGACGGTGGTGGACATACCGGCGCTGTGCGAGACGCTGGCCAGCAAGCATCTGGCCGGCGCGGCGTTCGACGTTTTCCCGCAGGAGCCGGCGACCAATAGCGATCCGTTCACGTCGCCGCTGTGTGAATTTGACAATGTGATCCTGACGCCGCACATCGGCGGGTCAACTCAAGAAGCCCAAGAGAATATCGGCATAGAAGTGGCCGGCAAATTGGTGAAGTATTCCGATAACGGTTCCACTTTGTCGGCGGTCAATTTCCCCGAGGTGTCGCTGCCGGAGCACGGCGAACGCGTGAGCCGTTTGCTGCATATCCATGAAAATCGTCCCGGCGTGTTGACTCGGATCAACCAGATTTTCGCCGAGCAGGGGATCAACATCGCCGCGCAATATTTGCAGACAACGCCGGAAATCGGTTATGTGGTCATCGATGTGGAAACGGTGGCGGAAGATACCGCGCTGCAGCTGATGAAAGCGATACCGGGCACCATACGCGCCCGCTTGCTCTACTGAGGGCCTACAGGAATGCGCGGCGCGCGATGGCTCTGAAAGTCAGGTAAGCCCGGCGCATGCAATGGCGGCCACCGCCGGCGGCGGGAGTGGAGTAAGGTAAACCCGGCGCCTGCCCCTGTGGTCTCTCTTCGCCCGCGCCCATGTCGCGGCCGTGGCGCAGGCTTCAGCGCCACGGCCGATCTGGGAAACGAAGGGCAAAAACGGCGTCAGCCGTTTTTTTCGCTCCGGCGTCATGCCAGCGCCAGTGGCGGGAGGGGGTAATAATTTCCGGAAGTCCAATATCCCACTCTTCCACCGGCAGCGGATCCGCTACCTGCTGACAATCGTGCGCCAGCCCGATAGGGTAAAAGCCCGCCAGTGGCCGCCAGTGCTGTAGCGTGCGGTCATAAAAGCCACCGCCCATGCCCAGGCGCCGCCCCTGCGCATCGAACGCCACCAGCGGCGTGAACAGCACATCCAGGCCGGTCAGCGGCAATAGCGTGGTGATATCCAGCCGGGGCTCGCGGATGCGCAACCGGTTCAACACCAGCGGCGTGGTGGCGGTATAGCGCATAAACAGCAAGTGACCGGGAGTGAAAGGATGCAGTACCGGCAGATAAATCTGCTTGCCGGCGGCCCATAGGGCATCGATCAGCGGACGGGTACCTAGCTCGCCATCGAATGAAAGAAAAACGGCCAGGGTGCGGGCGCTACGGATACGCGCGTCATTCATGACGCGGCTGACGACGCGCAGGGCGGCGTCCGATTGTTCTTGGGACGACAGCGCGCGGCGCCGCAGGCGGATATGATTGCGCAGCGACTGCCGTAGCAGTGATTTTTCCATTGACGAGGTCATAGGGAAACGATGCTTAACTAGGGGATCTCCGAGATGCCGCCGCAGGCTGTAACCCTTGAACCCTTGGTTCAAGGTGAACGCAGCGTCGAGACCTTAAGGCTTCTCGAACGAGCCGAGCATGCGCACCGGTCAAGAATCGCCACATTCTTGTGGTATGAAATATCGGCTCAGGGGACTGACCCGCTGGCGAACACCTCAGAGAAATTTGGTTTTCAGCCCGCGGGTATCGGTATCGGCCCCGCGGTGCGTACGTCGTTATTCGAACTGGTTTCCCGGTCGTTCCGTTATGCGGCCCTGTTCAACCAGCGCCTGCTCAATCGTTTGCTGCAGTAAACGAATGCGCTGTTCTATGTTGGCTGCATAATCCCGGGTTTTCAACCTTTCCTGCGCCAATTCGTGACAGACGTTCAGGGCGGCGATGAAAACAAGTTGTTCCGTATTGGTGACTCTAGTTCGAACTTTCAGATCTTGCAACCGCTGATTAAGATCTTCCGCCGCCTGGTTCAACGCTTCCTGTTGCTCCGGGGGGCAATTGACCCGTAATGTACGGCCAAAAATTTGAATATCTACCGGTTGTGCGGACATACCACCTTCCTGCCTTTGTTACCGCGCCAACCCCGCCACTGCCGCGTAATATCGGCGAGGTGCGAAGGGCGCAACTATAATCTATCTAAAACAGAAGTTACAAGCCCTTTCTGGTATAGCGACGGACCTTGGTGGTAGCATAACACGAACTTATCCCGCCAACATTGATGAAAGCGCATGTCTAAACAAAATACATTCCCCGATTACGAAAACTTGAACCGGCTTTTGGCAGCGCAGGCGGTGGCATTAACCGCTGCGGAGATGCATGGGCTGCTGAGCGGGATAGTGTGTGGCGGTAACAATAACGACAGTTGGCAGGTGTTAGTGCATGAATTGACCAACGACGGGTTGGCGTTCAGCCAAACGCTCGCCGGGCCGCTGCGCGACCTGCACCAAGCTACCGCCAGCGCGCTGGCGGATGCGTCATTCCAATTTCAGCTATTGCTGCCGGCGGACGACGACGAGGGGAATGCGCTATTCGCGCGAGTGGATGCCCTGGCCGGCTGGGTAAACCATTTTCTGCTCGGTCTGGGGGTGGTCCAGCCGCAGTTGGACAAGGTGCGGTGCGATAGACGATTTGCGCAACATCTCTCAGTTGGGGTATGACGAGGACGAAGATCGCGAGGCGTTGGCGCAATCGCTGGAGGAAGTGATTGAGTATGTCCGTATGGCCGCCATCCTTTGCCATAATGATTTTACCCGTCCGGATGACGACGCGGCGCCCACGCCGGCCGGTCCGGTATTACATTAACATTAACGCCGGCCTTGCGGCGGCGTATTGGCCACGGTAAAAGAGCCGAGCATGTTAACCAGGCTGGAGGGAGCGATGATACCACAAGAATATACCCGGCGTCGTCAAGGATTGCTGGCGAAAATGGCCCCGGGAAGCGCCGCGCTGATCTTTGCTGCCCCCGAGGCGACGCGCAGCGCCGATAGCGAGTATCCCTATCGGCAAAACAGTGATTTCTGGTATTTCACCGGCTTTAACGAGCCGCAGGCGCTGTTGATTTTGGTCAAAAGCGACCAAAGCCATCATCACAGCGTATTATTTAATCGGGTACGCGATAAAACCGCCGAAATCTGGACCGGCCGCCGCCTGGGTCAGGAGGCGGCGCCGGAGCGCCTAGGGGTTTCCCGAGCGCTCCCCTGGGACGATATCGGCAGCCAATTGCATCTGCTGCTCAACGGCCTGGACGTAGTTTATCATGCGCAAGGTGAATACGACTTTGCCGACAAATTGCTGTTCAGCGCGCTGGATAAATTGCGCCGCGGCGCGCGTCAGCAATTGCAGGCGCCGGCCACGTTGGTGGATTGGCGGCCCTGGGTGCACGACATGCGGCTGATAAAATCCGAAGAGGAGCTGGCGGTGATGCGCCACGCCTGTGAAATCACCGCTTTGGCGCATACCCGCGCCATGCAGCAATGCTGGCCCGGCATGTACGAGTATCAGTTGGAAGGCGAGATCCAGCATGAATTCAATCGCCACGGCGCGCGCTTCCCGTCTTACAACACCATCGTCGGCAGCGGCGAAAACGGCTGCATTTTGCACTACACCGAAAACGCCTCCAAGATGAAAAGCGGCGATCTGGTGTTGATCGACGCCGGCTGTGAATATCAGGGCTACGCCGGGGATATCACCCGCACCTTTCCGGTCAATGGCCGCTTCTCGCCGGAACAGCGCGCGATTTATGACCTGGTCCTGGCAATGCTTAACCGCGCCCTTGAGCTTTATGGCCCGGGGCGCAGTATTCAGGAGGTGGGTGAAGAGGCGGTGCGCATTATGGTCACCGGTCTGGTGCAGCTTGGCGTCATGAAGGGAGAGGTCGAGGCGCTCATCGCCGAACAGGCGCACCGGCAATTCTTTATGCATGGCCTGAGCCACTGGCTGGGGCTTGACGTTCACGACGTCGGCAATTATGGCTCCTCAGAGCGTAGCCGGGCGCTGGAGCCGGGTATGGTGCTGACCATCGAGCCGGGTATCTATATTGCCAGCGACGCCGATGTGCCCCCCGCCTACCGCGGTATCGGCATTCGCATTGAGGACAACATTGTGATTACCGCCGCGGGTAATGAAAACCTCACCGCCTCGGTCGTCAAAGAGGCCGAGGCGATTGAAGCCCTTATGGCGGCGGCGCACAAAGAATGAGTGTCACCATTATCGGCGGCGGCATGGCCGGCGCGACGTTGGCGCTGGCGCTTTCGCATCTGAGCCGCGGCACCCTGCAAATCGACCTGGTGGAGGCGCGGACGCCGGAAAGCCGCGATCATCCCGGCTTCGACGCCCGCGCTATCGCGCTGGCGCAGGGGACCTGCCGCGAGCTGACCACCATCGGCGTCTGGTCGGCGCTGGCATCCTGCGCCACCGCCATTACCCGGGTGGAGGTGAGCGACAAAGGGCACCTGGGTAAAGTTCAGATTGCGACCGACGACTATCAGCTGCCGGCGCTGGGCTATGTCGTGGAGCTGCACGCGGCCGGTAAACGGCTATTCGATTTGCTGCGTCAGGCCCCCGGCGTGCGGCTGCATTGTCCGGCGACGCTCACGCGCCTCAGGCGCGAGCGCGAGGAGACGATCATTACCTTGGATAATGGCGTCGAGCTCAACGCGCAACTGGTGGTGGCGGCGGACGGCTCGCGCTCGCCGCTGGCGGCGCAATGCGGCATGCGCTGGCGGCAGCGGGATTATCAGCAAATTGCGGTTATCGC from the Candidatus Sodalis pierantonius str. SOPE genome contains:
- the pepP gene encoding Xaa-Pro aminopeptidase, giving the protein MIPQEYTRRRQGLLAKMAPGSAALIFAAPEATRSADSEYPYRQNSDFWYFTGFNEPQALLILVKSDQSHHHSVLFNRVRDKTAEIWTGRRLGQEAAPERLGVSRALPWDDIGSQLHLLLNGLDVVYHAQGEYDFADKLLFSALDKLRRGARQQLQAPATLVDWRPWVHDMRLIKSEEELAVMRHACEITALAHTRAMQQCWPGMYEYQLEGEIQHEFNRHGARFPSYNTIVGSGENGCILHYTENASKMKSGDLVLIDAGCEYQGYAGDITRTFPVNGRFSPEQRAIYDLVLAMLNRALELYGPGRSIQEVGEEAVRIMVTGLVQLGVMKGEVEALIAEQAHRQFFMHGLSHWLGLDVHDVGNYGSSERSRALEPGMVLTIEPGIYIASDADVPPAYRGIGIRIEDNIVITAAGNENLTASVVKEAEAIEALMAAAHKE
- a CDS encoding 5-formyltetrahydrofolate cyclo-ligase — encoded protein: MTSSMEKSLLRQSLRNHIRLRRRALSSQEQSDAALRVVSRVMNDARIRSARTLAVFLSFDGELGTRPLIDALWAAGKQIYLPVLHPFTPGHLLFMRYTATTPLVLNRLRIREPRLDITTLLPLTGLDVLFTPLVAFDAQGRRLGMGGGFYDRTLQHWRPLAGFYPIGLAHDCQQVADPLPVEEWDIGLPEIITPSRHWRWHDAGAKKTADAVFALRFPDRPWR
- the serA gene encoding phosphoglycerate dehydrogenase; translated protein: MAKVSLEKDKITFLLVEGVHPSALENLQRAGYTNIEYHKGALDTETLKHAIRDAHFVGIRSRTHLTEDVFAVAEKLVAVGCFCIGTNQVDLPAAMKRGVPVFNAPFSNTRSVAEMVLGEMLLMMRGIPEANARAHRGQWDKQAQGSYEARGKKLGIVGYGHIGTQLSILAESLGMQVFFYDIESKLTLGNAQQVATLAELLGMSDVVSLHVPDTLSTRNMMGKTELAQMKAGALLINASRGTVVDIPALCETLASKHLAGAAFDVFPQEPATNSDPFTSPLCEFDNVILTPHIGGSTQEAQENIGIEVAGKLVKYSDNGSTLSAVNFPEVSLPEHGERVSRLLHIHENRPGVLTRINQIFAEQGINIAAQYLQTTPEIGYVVIDVETVAEDTALQLMKAIPGTIRARLLY
- the rpiA gene encoding ribose-5-phosphate isomerase RpiA, with protein sequence MMQDELKKAVGWAALKYVRPGTIVGVGTGSTAAHFIDALGSVSHQIEGAVSSSEASSAKLKSLGIPLFDLNDVDALDIYVDGADEINGSMQMIKGGGAALTREKIIAAVARKFICIADASKLVDVLGTFPLPVEVIPMARAWVARELVRLGGQPVYRQGVVTDNGNIILDVHNLAILDAVALEEQINNIPGVVTVGLFARRGADVALIGSEQGVKIIG
- the zapA gene encoding cell division protein ZapA, coding for MSAQPVDIQIFGRTLRVNCPPEQQEALNQAAEDLNQRLQDLKVRTRVTNTEQLVFIAALNVCHELAQERLKTRDYAANIEQRIRLLQQTIEQALVEQGRITERPGNQFE